A genomic region of Miscanthus floridulus cultivar M001 chromosome 3, ASM1932011v1, whole genome shotgun sequence contains the following coding sequences:
- the LOC136541817 gene encoding disease resistance protein RGA2-like isoform X1: protein MTHAHRSIGMTGIETLVVSAVASQVARKISDFANEEIKLCCNFHGHLEYMKKTLSDIQPELKRAEDNSFGSDRESVREWLRLMKAVAYDIEDILDEYYYQNPGEQFDEICCCIACAGKVPLLFSLSMSNPVLTRICMIHKMKTERQRLQKELVAPSAYGLCEVINSPGNSFEEKETTSQANGTAIIGRDKDVENIMAMVRVKDYQIITILGAVGLGKTSLAQLVYNHNETSKIFRTQKMWIHVPKGKASIKYIGTYMISRDGGKIHENMTEEDIMNGVGAMLNKYDSYLIVLDGLWSASEKALQNFKDMLTTGSERNVKVIVTTHSEKVAALMSTTKLPYKLDTLSETNILTIFSQRAMSSNDEMEILTRHPLFWNMLKKYGKKIIERCEGTPLVANFLGSVVSSGRLSRQWGDYWAPASIEEMWKVEEDFDNNRCNISLLLPSLKPIYYNMHNELRLCFVYLSIFPKGSAIDKKKLIQQWLALNMIEPSKHGNLRREETAEDYIDQLKAMYFLQTTAQHSPVNEEVLHVHNLAYELARSVGSKDILVISDATTKKEANKSSCNHDYRYAQLSTPILLSVDPKDCIRKARSLILKTLESERVFVSQVISENKYLRVLDLRGCSISELPGCIFKLKHLRYLDASGLPITVLSPELGNLVKLETLDVSGTNLKLVPSCISSLKVLNYLNLKGCQNLQQLHSLDELHELCYLNLSGCLSIRNLPKSLRKLKNLCFLNLSEVHVLPDGLLQSLDSLESLEDLILSGLEVKSLPDIFGQFSSLQFLNLSQCSTLQQLPQSFFELQSLKGLDLSFCSGIEEITESFGRLYSLTSLNLSGCSSLRILPTSFGDLIHLEELNLSYCTALAELPTTFRSLERLHVLKLHRCVHLIEQVKNLTNSLEHLELTSCKDINLQSNFFSYLTRLRVLDLSNCSQMEIVIGAPANLEVLILANVALPLELNFLTRFQNLQKLDITDAILSTASAALSNLQNVFTCMPMLKTVETNNLDIYSILPSRIKISRVMDSLTGVERSNVRDRENTAGRSTPSVVEAGQPNTSAEGSDLIGHSSSSGEEITEDTSMEAANRDLASSTNSDATKVDAPEDYAQQNINGEQKLQDCEHQARSIYSSPSTSSGPILSASSSGISTLDSNCKTEGLTSH, encoded by the exons ATGACACACGCACACCGGTCGATAGGCATGACTGGCATCGAAACACTCGTGGTTTCTGCCGTTGCATCGCAGGTAGCTCGCAAGATCTCCGATTTCGCGAACGAAGAGATCAAGCTATGCTGCAACTTCCACGGCCACCTCGAGTACATGAAGAAGACGCTGTCCGACATCCAGCCCGAGCTGAAGCGGGCGGAGGACAATTCCTTTGGTAGTGATAGGGAAAGTGTCCGGGAGTGGCTACGCCTGATGAAGGCCGTCGCCTATGACATCGAGGACATCCTGGACGAGTACTACTACCAAAACCCTGGTGAGCAATTTGACGAGATCTGCTGCTGCATCGCCTGTGCTGGGAAG GTGCCGTTACTATTCTCATTGTCGATGTCAAATCCAGTGTTGACGAGAATTTGCATGATTCACAAAATGAAAACTGAGAGGCAGAGGTTACAAAAGGAGTTAGTGGCACCTAGTGCATATGGTTTGTGTGAAGTCATAAACTCACCAGGAAACAGTTTTGAAGAGAAGGAAACAACTTCACAAGCAAATGGTACTGCAATAATTGGGCGGGACAAGGACGTGGAGAATATCATGGCTATGGTAAGGGTAAAAGACTACCAGATAATTACCATACTTGGAGCTGTGGGTTTAGGGAAAACAAGTCTTGCTCAACTAGTTTACAACCATAATGAAACAAGCAAAATTTTCAGAACACAAAAAATGTGGATTCATGTGCCTAAGGGTAAGGCAAGTATCAAATATATTGGGACATATATGATATCACGTGATGGTGGGAAGATCCATGAGAATATGACAGAAGAAGATATTATGAATGGTGTTGGTGCGATGCTAAACAAATATGATAGCTACCTAATTGTACTGGACGGATTGTGGAGTGCAAGTGAAAAGGCATTGCAAAACTTTAAGGACATGTTAACAACAGGGAGCGAGAGAAATGTCAAGGTCATAGTGACCACTCACAGTGAAAAAGTGGCTGCATTGATGTCTACTACAAAACTACCATATAAACTGGATACTTTATCTGAAACTAATATTCTGACCATATTCTCTCAAAGGGCAATGTCAAGTAATGATGAAATGGAAATTCTTACCCGACATCCACTTTTCTGGAACATGCTTAAGAAGTATGGAAAGAAAATTATTGAAAGGTGTGAAGGCACACCATTAGTAGCTAACTTCCTTGGATCAGTGGTCAGTTCTGGACGACTATCGCGGCAATGGGGCGATTATTGGGCACCTGCAAGCATTGAAGAAATGTGGAAAGTAGAAGAAGATTTTGATAACAACAGATGCAACATTTCATTGCTGCTTCCATCCCTCAAGCCCATATACTATAATATGCACAATGAGTTGAGATTATGTTTTGTCTATCTCTCAATCTTTCCTAAAGGATCTGCCATAGACAAGAAAAAGCTTATCCAACAATGGCTTGCACTTAACATGATCGAGCCCAGCAAACATGGGAACTTGCGACGTGAGGAAACTGCTGAGGATTATATCGATCAACTTAAAGCAATGTATTTCCTTCAG ACTACTGCTCAACATTCCCCAGTAAATGAGGAGGTACTCCATGTGCATAACTTGGCTTATGAACTTGCTAGGTCTGTTGGCAGCAAAGATATCCTAGTGATTTCAGATGCTACAACTAAGAAAGAAGCAAACAAGAGCAGCTGCAATCATGATTACCGCTACGCACAACTCTCGACACCTATCCTACTGTCAGTAGATCCAAAGGATTGCATTCGTAAAGCAAGGTCACTAATTTTGAAAACTCTAGAATCAGAAAGGGTTTTTGTTAGTCAAGTAATATCAGAAAACAAATATTTGAGAGTACTGGATCTCAGGGGGTGTTCCATTAGCGAATTACCTGGTTGCATTTTCAAGTTGAAACATTTGAGGTACCTTGATGCTTCAGGATTGCCCATTACAGTACTCTCACCAGAATTGGGTAATCTGGTGAAGCTAGAAACACTGGATGTTTCAGGAACCAATCTGAAGTTGGTGCCCAGTTGTATCAGCAGTTTGAAAGTCCTCAACTATTTGAACCTGAAAGGGTGCCAGAACCTTCAACAGCTACATAGTCTTGATGAGCTCCATGAACTATGTTATTTGAATTTGTCAGGCTGCCTTAGTATCAGAAACTTACCAAAATCTCTTCGGAAGCTTAAGAACCTTTGTTTCCTGAACCTTTCTGAGGTTCATGTATTGCCTGATGGGTTACTACAATCACTGGACAGCCTCGAATCTTTGGAGGATTTGATCTTAAGTGGTTTGGAAGTCAAAAGTCTACCTGATATTTTTGGGCAGTTTTCATCACTTCAGTTTTTGAATCTGTCACAGTGTTCTACACTGCAACAATTACCCCAGTCATTCTTTGAACTTCAGAGTTTAAAAGGTCTGGATCTCTCATTTTGCTCTGGTATTGAAGAAATCACTGAATCATTTGGAAGGCTTTACTCTCTTACATCTCTAAACCTTTCTGGCTGCAGCAGCCTTAGGATTTTGCCAACATCTTTTGGGGACCTTATTCATTTGGAAGAACTCAATCTATCATACTGTACTGCACTTGCAGAATTGCCGACAACATTTCGTAGCCTTGAACGTCTCCATGTTCTTAAACTACATAGATGTGTGCATCTTATAGAACAAGTAAAAAATCTCACCAATAGTTTAGAGCATCTAGAGCTGACATCTTGCAAGGATATCAATTTGCAATCCAATTTTTTTAGCTACTTAACAAGACTCAGGGTATTGGACCTCTCTAATTGCTCTCAGATGGAGATCGTTATTGGTGCCCCTGCAAATTTGGAAGTTCTAATCCTAGCAAATGTTGCTCTTCCATTGGAGCTTAATTTTCTCACTCGGTTCCAGAACCTTCAGAAACTGGATATTACTGATGCTATATTGAGTACAGCCAGTGCAGCACTGTCAAATCTGCAAAATGTCTTCACCTGTATGCCTATGCTCAAGACCGTTGAGACAAACAATTTGGATATTTATTCCATCCTACCATCAAGGATTAAAATCTCAAGAGTGATGGATTCCCTCACTGGTGTGGAAAGATCAAATGTCAGAGACAGAGAAAATACTGCTGGAAGGAGCACTCCTTCAG TGGTAGAAGCAGGACAACCAAATACTTCTGCTGAAGGATCAGATCTTATTGGACACTCAAGTTCAAGTGGTGAAGAGATAACTGAAGATACTTCTATGGAGGCTGCAAATAGAGACCTGGCCTCTAGCACTAACTCAGATGCAACTAAAGTAGATGCGCCTGAAGATTATGCTCAA CAAAACATAAATGGCGAACAAAAATTACAAGATTGTGAACATCAGGCCAGATCAATCTACTCTTCTCCATCCACCTCAAGTGGACCAATACTGTCAGCTTCCTCGTCAGGCATCTCAACACTTGATTCAAATTGCAAAACAGAAG GATTGACATCACATTGA
- the LOC136541817 gene encoding uncharacterized protein isoform X2 encodes MTHAHRSIGMTGIETLVVSAVASQVARKISDFANEEIKLCCNFHGHLEYMKKTLSDIQPELKRAEDNSFGSDRESVREWLRLMKAVAYDIEDILDEYYYQNPGEQFDEICCCIACAGKTTAQHSPVNEEVLHVHNLAYELARSVGSKDILVISDATTKKEANKSSCNHDYRYAQLSTPILLSVDPKDCIRKARSLILKTLESERVFVSQVISENKYLRVLDLRGCSISELPGCIFKLKHLRYLDASGLPITVLSPELGNLVKLETLDVSGTNLKLVPSCISSLKVLNYLNLKGCQNLQQLHSLDELHELCYLNLSGCLSIRNLPKSLRKLKNLCFLNLSEVHVLPDGLLQSLDSLESLEDLILSGLEVKSLPDIFGQFSSLQFLNLSQCSTLQQLPQSFFELQSLKGLDLSFCSGIEEITESFGRLYSLTSLNLSGCSSLRILPTSFGDLIHLEELNLSYCTALAELPTTFRSLERLHVLKLHRCVHLIEQVKNLTNSLEHLELTSCKDINLQSNFFSYLTRLRVLDLSNCSQMEIVIGAPANLEVLILANVALPLELNFLTRFQNLQKLDITDAILSTASAALSNLQNVFTCMPMLKTVETNNLDIYSILPSRIKISRVMDSLTGVERSNVRDRENTAGRSTPSVVEAGQPNTSAEGSDLIGHSSSSGEEITEDTSMEAANRDLASSTNSDATKVDAPEDYAQQNINGEQKLQDCEHQARSIYSSPSTSSGPILSASSSGISTLDSNCKTEGLTSH; translated from the exons ATGACACACGCACACCGGTCGATAGGCATGACTGGCATCGAAACACTCGTGGTTTCTGCCGTTGCATCGCAGGTAGCTCGCAAGATCTCCGATTTCGCGAACGAAGAGATCAAGCTATGCTGCAACTTCCACGGCCACCTCGAGTACATGAAGAAGACGCTGTCCGACATCCAGCCCGAGCTGAAGCGGGCGGAGGACAATTCCTTTGGTAGTGATAGGGAAAGTGTCCGGGAGTGGCTACGCCTGATGAAGGCCGTCGCCTATGACATCGAGGACATCCTGGACGAGTACTACTACCAAAACCCTGGTGAGCAATTTGACGAGATCTGCTGCTGCATCGCCTGTGCTGGGAAG ACTACTGCTCAACATTCCCCAGTAAATGAGGAGGTACTCCATGTGCATAACTTGGCTTATGAACTTGCTAGGTCTGTTGGCAGCAAAGATATCCTAGTGATTTCAGATGCTACAACTAAGAAAGAAGCAAACAAGAGCAGCTGCAATCATGATTACCGCTACGCACAACTCTCGACACCTATCCTACTGTCAGTAGATCCAAAGGATTGCATTCGTAAAGCAAGGTCACTAATTTTGAAAACTCTAGAATCAGAAAGGGTTTTTGTTAGTCAAGTAATATCAGAAAACAAATATTTGAGAGTACTGGATCTCAGGGGGTGTTCCATTAGCGAATTACCTGGTTGCATTTTCAAGTTGAAACATTTGAGGTACCTTGATGCTTCAGGATTGCCCATTACAGTACTCTCACCAGAATTGGGTAATCTGGTGAAGCTAGAAACACTGGATGTTTCAGGAACCAATCTGAAGTTGGTGCCCAGTTGTATCAGCAGTTTGAAAGTCCTCAACTATTTGAACCTGAAAGGGTGCCAGAACCTTCAACAGCTACATAGTCTTGATGAGCTCCATGAACTATGTTATTTGAATTTGTCAGGCTGCCTTAGTATCAGAAACTTACCAAAATCTCTTCGGAAGCTTAAGAACCTTTGTTTCCTGAACCTTTCTGAGGTTCATGTATTGCCTGATGGGTTACTACAATCACTGGACAGCCTCGAATCTTTGGAGGATTTGATCTTAAGTGGTTTGGAAGTCAAAAGTCTACCTGATATTTTTGGGCAGTTTTCATCACTTCAGTTTTTGAATCTGTCACAGTGTTCTACACTGCAACAATTACCCCAGTCATTCTTTGAACTTCAGAGTTTAAAAGGTCTGGATCTCTCATTTTGCTCTGGTATTGAAGAAATCACTGAATCATTTGGAAGGCTTTACTCTCTTACATCTCTAAACCTTTCTGGCTGCAGCAGCCTTAGGATTTTGCCAACATCTTTTGGGGACCTTATTCATTTGGAAGAACTCAATCTATCATACTGTACTGCACTTGCAGAATTGCCGACAACATTTCGTAGCCTTGAACGTCTCCATGTTCTTAAACTACATAGATGTGTGCATCTTATAGAACAAGTAAAAAATCTCACCAATAGTTTAGAGCATCTAGAGCTGACATCTTGCAAGGATATCAATTTGCAATCCAATTTTTTTAGCTACTTAACAAGACTCAGGGTATTGGACCTCTCTAATTGCTCTCAGATGGAGATCGTTATTGGTGCCCCTGCAAATTTGGAAGTTCTAATCCTAGCAAATGTTGCTCTTCCATTGGAGCTTAATTTTCTCACTCGGTTCCAGAACCTTCAGAAACTGGATATTACTGATGCTATATTGAGTACAGCCAGTGCAGCACTGTCAAATCTGCAAAATGTCTTCACCTGTATGCCTATGCTCAAGACCGTTGAGACAAACAATTTGGATATTTATTCCATCCTACCATCAAGGATTAAAATCTCAAGAGTGATGGATTCCCTCACTGGTGTGGAAAGATCAAATGTCAGAGACAGAGAAAATACTGCTGGAAGGAGCACTCCTTCAG TGGTAGAAGCAGGACAACCAAATACTTCTGCTGAAGGATCAGATCTTATTGGACACTCAAGTTCAAGTGGTGAAGAGATAACTGAAGATACTTCTATGGAGGCTGCAAATAGAGACCTGGCCTCTAGCACTAACTCAGATGCAACTAAAGTAGATGCGCCTGAAGATTATGCTCAA CAAAACATAAATGGCGAACAAAAATTACAAGATTGTGAACATCAGGCCAGATCAATCTACTCTTCTCCATCCACCTCAAGTGGACCAATACTGTCAGCTTCCTCGTCAGGCATCTCAACACTTGATTCAAATTGCAAAACAGAAG GATTGACATCACATTGA